From Apium graveolens cultivar Ventura chromosome 9, ASM990537v1, whole genome shotgun sequence, the proteins below share one genomic window:
- the LOC141685851 gene encoding uncharacterized protein LOC141685851, with product MEKYWISKERDLLEYEVRVEKFLIYAEENCKNPKKIPCPCCKCINFKKFPVKVIRGHLYENGFSLGYIDYSTVPPHEEEHNADAFKSAFEAASEAAAASEAAAAGASQVVMVCEATYRNPGGKLGGHDDDKDSHDFKRFVADAQQPLFEGSDCTKLDSVLKLHNWKVRFGVSDSIFSDLLSTFGSFLPQDNALPVNAYEAKKTLSNLGLEYTKFHACPNEYILYRGVNETASECPKCKLSRWKVGKDGREMYKILAKVMWYFAIIPRFKQLFKSSSTAELLTWHSNQSIHDG from the coding sequence ATGGAGAAATATTGGATTTCAAAAGAGAGGGATTTGTTGGAATATGAAGTCAGGGTTGAAAAGTTTTTGATTTACGccgaagaaaattgtaaaaatccTAAAAAAATACCTTGCCCCTGCTGTAAAtgtattaatttcaagaaatttcCGGTCAAAGTAATAAGAGGTCATCTCTACGAGAATGGTTTTAGTCTTGGGTATATTGATTATAGCACAGTGCCCCCTCATGAAGAGGAGCATAATGCAGATGCATTTAAATCAGCCTTTGAAGCTGCATCAGAAGCGGCTGCTGCATCGGAAGCGGCGGCTGCTGGTGCTTCACAAGTTGTTATGGTTTGTGAAGCAACATATCGTAATCCGGGGGGTAAATTAGGGGGCCATGACGATGATAAAGACTCGCATGATTTTAAGAGGTTTGTGGCCGATGCTCAACAACCTTTATTTGAGGGAAGCGACTGCACAAAATTAGATTCGGTGTTAAAATTACATAACTGGAAAGTGAGATTCGGTGTGAGTGATAGCATATTTAGCGATCTTCTCTCTACATTTGGCTCATTCCTACCTCAGGATAATGCATTACCTGTTAACGCATATGAAGCAAAGAAGACTCTTTCGAATTTAGGCCTTGAGTATACAAAATTCCACGCATGTCCCAATGAATATATTTTATACAGGGGCGTAAATGAGACTGCTTCGGAGTGTCCAAAGTGCAAGCTATCTCGCTGGAAGGTGGGTAAGGATGGTAGAGAAATGTATAAAATCCTGGCAAAAGTTATGTGGTACTTTGCGATCATCCCGAGATTTAAACAGCTGTTTAAATCTTCTTCGACAGCTGAGTTGTTGACATGGCATTCCAACCAAAGTATTCATGATGGCTAG